DNA sequence from the Glycine soja cultivar W05 chromosome 18, ASM419377v2, whole genome shotgun sequence genome:
GGGGAAGCGCTTTTGGTTTACTTTTGAGTGGCTACAACTAGGTTTTTATGTGTGAGAATTAATGTAATGTCATTGGATAATGCTGAgtgaaaatggaagtttggtgCTTGTGAGTATGATTGgtgtaagtttttttaaatgagGGAAAACAAAATTTGTACTTGTAAGTCTATGTAGATTTTTTAAACGAGGGGAAATTTTATAAGGGTGGGGTGCTTCAGTGTTCTGCAATACTTACACAAGAATTTACAAGGATATTTCCGGTACAAATAGAAAATAGCTTAGAATGCAGTACTTGATGAGTTGTTCAAAAGAGCCTAAATGAAAATAGGGCTGTTATTGCTAAAATCATGATTGTTATTTGCATGTTGGCATATTCTCCATCTGTTGATGAAGAGAGAACTATGGGTATAAACTCTGCAAGTGCAAGATATgatttatcaattatagataaGTAATTAACATAAATGACTGTAGTAGAGATAAGGAGTTATACTGTTTTCGATCCCTAATCCTCTTTGAAGTGCTGTCGTTCTATCACCTACAACTGATAAGTTTAATGCTTGGtgagaatttttatatttaggaGGGACGAATGATGATATATCCTAATGTTTATACTAACAGTCATTACATGAATTTAAGCAAAAGATGTAGAATTTACATCTTAGAAAGATTTATACAATGATGCATTATTACAGGTTTGTGAATGTGGTATATTgccaaaataattattgtatgcGTTTGGTGCATTTACAATTGTGTTAACACCTGACAAGTCTCCCTTGATCCAAAAGTTAGCAATACATTAAGTGGGCATGGCatatttaataaactaaaatatgtaGTCTCTCCATCATCTATAGAATGCACAATGATGCAGTGTGCACCTCAGAATTTACAAGTAgccattattttgttatttatgttACGTTCCACATGGATATCGAGATTTGCTTTTTGCTTAGGTGTCAAATATGTTCAGTTTGATGCTGAATGTGTCTTTACTCTTTAGTATTTCAATTATACATGTATTCAAACATGAGTATGTAAAGAAATATTggtaattttatatatagacTTGAATGGCAATAAGTACATCTTTCcctgtgtgtgtgtgaattacTTTAGAAAATTTAGCATTTGTGGCACTTTGTCGTGGCCAATATATGTAGTGTAAAAGACACACAAACAATATGTTGTCATCCTTAATTTTGCAGCAGTATATGTTTGCttagttttcatttatttaatggcATTTTCTGCGCATAGTGACTTCTTGTTCTGTTTTTTACAGCTGTTGCTTTGAACTTGAAAGGTGCTGAACTATtctccattcttctattttgcaagTTTACATCTGTTCTGCAAATAATTTCATGGATCATGCATTTGAGAAATGTTGCTGGAGCTTCTTGATCCTGATTGCAGAATTCCTTTGATTACTGGATGTATTACCTGGTTGTCTGgagttgaaatttgaatttccaccTCAGCAAATATTGCTTGCATCACAAAGAAACTTTCAATATCAATAGATTTtacttttcaaattggtttaataTGTCAGAAATTGACATGGCGGTTATTAAACCTGAGGTATGATACATTTTTGTATTATAAGTTTTTTCCCCCTTAATCCGTATATTTCAgaggttaaaattttatttaagtaattaaGTTATACTGCTTtgggtttctttttcttctttatctCATTTTTGTTGGGTAGTCATGTTAAATTTgttctttaatctttatttgtAAATGATTTATTCTGTTCTATATGTTTTGGTACTtgatttgtaataatttttgttattatatttacatttctgaatttaaaattaattgaataagtTTTGTTGTGAACCATATATGTTATTATTCTCTCATCACAATGTTTATTCAATTGTTTGCCCCCTCAAAAGTTGTTGAGATTTGTTTTAAACTGTAGATGATTAAGTTGGCTTTATATGTGCTCaaagttttaattattagacAAGAATTGAAGTGTCTTTCATTTTGGCTCTTAAAGGGATGGAATTAGAGGAATACCACCATGGATTAGTGTTCCTGTATGTTAATTAATGCTAGTATGGTTTAAGTTCATCGcgttaattattttcaaagaacTTACTatcattcaaattaattattaaagaaCTGGTATCACTAGATCAGTATTCAGTATGTTAATTATAGAGGATTTGCTTCTGCCAGAAACACCAAAAAACTCTGGTGTTGTTCTGAGTTTGCAGTTCTTTGGTGTATTTAGTTGGAGCTTCTTGGAACATCAGCAAGTTATTTTGGGATCAAGTAGTTTCTCTAAATTCTAACTCCTTCATGATGCTCTGCCAATGGTCTTTTTAGAGAAGTGCCTTTGATAGATCTGTAGAGAGATTGGCATGCTGTGATGCAtgtttcttgatcttgtttttgttttctatttttttttcctctgtaATATCTCTTACTTTTGtttatttctcttctttcctaataaattctttattttatatatacaaaaattcaGATGATGAAGCCTTATATCTGGCTTGAGACATCAGATGGTTCAATCCAACAAGTGGAACAAGAAATTGCAATGTATTGCCCTCTGATTTGTCAAGAAATAATACAAAAAGGCATGGGATCTTCCAAGAGTTGTGCGATATGTCTTCCTCAACGAGTCAGTCCTGTGACGTTGAGCTTAATTCTTGATTATTGTCGTTTTCATCAAGTACCAGGTCGCTCAAACAAGGTTCTACTACCTGTTTGCCTCTCTCTTTAATGTTTTTACATTGTTATTATCTTTATACAAGATAATTTATGGCTGAACAACAATGTATGTCAAGATGATCTTACTTGGGGGTTATTCTTTGTATAGGAACGAAAGTCTTATGATGAGAAATTCATTAGGATGGACACAAAGCGGCTATGTGAGTTGACATCTGCTGCAGACAGCCTTCAGTTGAAGCCATTGGTTGATCTTACAAGTCGTGCACTTGCTCGGATAATTGAAGGAAAATCTCCAGAGGAGATACGTGAGATATTTCATCTGCCTGATGATCTTACTGAGGTGTCTGGTGCTTGTGAGAACTCTGTATGCTAATTATGTCTTTGTTCATCTTCAATTCTCTTTTTTCACACATGCTTTTTATCCAGGAAGAGAAGTTGGAGCCCTTGAAAAACACAACTGATGACCCAAGGATCAGGCTTTTGAATAGATTGTATGCCAAAAAGAGGAAAGAACTAAGAGAGCGTGAGAGGTTAAAGGTACCagtgtttctttattttatcatattacaGTATATGTCACATTGTATAATGTAGTCCTTTCTTAACTAGATATTCCTAATTAAATTGAACTTTTGCTGTCAAGAGATGTTTTCTTGCATCTCTTCTCATGTCCTAAATTGTAGATTGTtgaatttaataagaaaattgatcccttgcatttttcagaatgttgaAGTTGAAGAAGAGCATGTAGATGAGCGTTCAGTTGATGACCTTTTGTCTTTTATTAATGGAAATGATGGAGGTAGAGCATTTTTATCCCTGTTTTTTTCTTGAGTTTACTTCCTGCTTCTTTCTGTAGATTGGTGAAATATATCGGCTCATCCCTAATTGAAGCCTTTCTATCTTATATTATCTGTGAACCACATGAAATTGTTCTGCTAAACCTACTGATGAGCCTAGTGGTTGATATAGTATACAGTCAATTAGATGAATATCGAACATGGGTGCTTTATAATTGAAGATGATACTGTTTCTAAATTTTAGAGAACCATTATTTGTAGTAGATAGATTTTCCCTAGTCTCCTCAATATTACTCATTGAATTGAAGTAGCACTGCCAAAGCCAGTGCTAATATCTGTTTTCTATTAACAGAGAGTAACAAGTGTTTCATGCTGTTTACTCATTGGGGTGGAGTGcaattttgaaggaaaaatacAATTTAGTTAGTGTTGATTGAATAACACTCAAGGGTGGTTAGTGTTATTTACCTTAAACTATATAACAGGGAAGAAGATATTAATGATGATGAGGATTGAGAACTTTACAATTGACCATTGGTCATAA
Encoded proteins:
- the LOC114397664 gene encoding SKP1-like protein 21 isoform X3, with product MSEIDMAVIKPEMMKPYIWLETSDGSIQQVEQEIAMYCPLICQEIIQKGMGSSKSCAICLPQRVSPVTLSLILDYCRFHQVPGRSNKERKSYDEKFIRMDTKRLCELTSAADSLQLKPLVDLTSRALARIIEGKSPEEIREIFHLPDDLTEEEKLEPLKNTTDDPRIRLLNRLYAKKRKELRERERLKNVEVEEEHVDERSVDDLLSFINGNDGDPKEVKTSKNKKKNRRKKEQQQKNSSLKEASEVNKVEVNGQSIRHQSAEADRIAETSNSHTEDVFAHREFDDGDIDDGIDPALKEKIDREGDMAMLIYWISHLFGE
- the LOC114397664 gene encoding SKP1-like protein 21 isoform X1 yields the protein MSEIDMAVIKPEMMKPYIWLETSDGSIQQVEQEIAMYCPLICQEIIQKGMGSSKSCAICLPQRVSPVTLSLILDYCRFHQVPGRSNKERKSYDEKFIRMDTKRLCELTSAADSLQLKPLVDLTSRALARIIEGKSPEEIREIFHLPDDLTEEEKLEPLKNTTDDPRIRLLNRLYAKKRKELRERERLKNVEVEEEHVDERSVDDLLSFINGNDGDPKEVKTSKNKKKNRRKKEQQQKNSSLKEASEVNKVEVNGQSIRHQSAEADRIAETSNSHTEDVFAHREFDDGDIDDGIDPALKEKIDREVEDFARRLNSDWPERMQELLSSGQERKMMLFTPNGNSFLRRNA
- the LOC114397664 gene encoding SKP1-like protein 21 isoform X2, encoding MSEIDMAVIKPEMMKPYIWLETSDGSIQQVEQEIAMYCPLICQEIIQKGMGSSKSCAICLPQRVSPVTLSLILDYCRFHQVPGRSNKERKSYDEKFIRMDTKRLCELTSAADSLQLKPLVDLTSRALARIIEGKSPEEIREIFHLPDDLTEEEKLEPLKNTTDDPRIRLLNRLYAKKRKELRERERLKNVEVEEEHVDERSVDDLLSFINGNDGDPKEVKTSKNKKKNRRKKEQQQKNSSLKEASEVNKEVNGQSIRHQSAEADRIAETSNSHTEDVFAHREFDDGDIDDGIDPALKEKIDREVEDFARRLNSDWPERMQELLSSGQERKMMLFTPNGNSFLRRNA